From a region of the Mycolicibacterium sp. MU0050 genome:
- a CDS encoding SDR family NAD(P)-dependent oxidoreductase — translation MPFEGTTAIVTGGAQGLGLAIAEALVERGTKVAVFDLDGEQLTAEVARLRERGGTVRGYTVDVSDRGQVQAAVEQVRADLGPVLILVNNAGIEQFGKFAEITDEQWDRVMAVNLRGPFICTQEVLPDMLDAAWGRIVNISSSSAQGGQSQMAAYVSSKSGVIGFTKALALELGPKGITVNTIPPGMVVTPMLEKAIAEGRFTASLEHFAKITPVRRAGRPEDIANAAIFLCQDESSYVTGQIIGVNGGRRT, via the coding sequence ATGCCGTTTGAAGGAACCACCGCCATTGTCACCGGCGGCGCGCAGGGTCTTGGCCTGGCAATCGCCGAAGCGCTCGTCGAACGCGGCACCAAGGTCGCCGTGTTCGATCTCGACGGCGAGCAGCTGACCGCCGAGGTGGCCCGATTACGGGAGCGCGGCGGCACCGTCCGCGGCTACACCGTGGACGTCTCGGACCGCGGCCAGGTCCAGGCGGCCGTCGAACAGGTGCGCGCGGACCTCGGGCCGGTGCTGATCCTGGTCAACAACGCCGGCATCGAACAGTTCGGCAAGTTCGCCGAGATCACCGACGAGCAATGGGATCGGGTGATGGCGGTCAACCTGCGTGGACCGTTCATCTGCACCCAGGAGGTGCTGCCGGACATGCTGGATGCGGCCTGGGGCCGCATCGTCAACATCTCCTCGTCCAGTGCCCAGGGCGGGCAGTCCCAGATGGCCGCCTACGTCAGCTCCAAGTCCGGCGTCATCGGCTTCACCAAGGCCTTGGCACTCGAGTTGGGGCCCAAGGGAATCACCGTCAACACCATCCCGCCCGGCATGGTGGTGACCCCGATGCTCGAGAAGGCCATCGCCGAAGGGCGGTTCACCGCCTCCCTGGAGCACTTCGCGAAGATCACCCCGGTGCGCCGGGCGGGCCGCCCGGAGGACATCGCCAACGCCGCCATCTTCCTGTGCCAAGATGAGTCCTCCTACGTGACAGGACAGATCATCGGCGTGAACGGGGGTCGGCGCACATGA
- a CDS encoding cytochrome P450: protein MTDQRVGFDVDAVDFFTDNTLLHDPYDYLAALREECPVRREPHHDVVMITGYDEAVAVYNDNERFSSCTAVTGPFPGFPVPLEGDDISDLIAEHRDKLPFNDQLPTLDPPLHTDHRALLSRMITPKRLKENEEFMWRLADRQYDEALTDGTCELVGDFGNPFAMLVIADLLGVPESDHEDFRARLLTSTGTIGSSGGDAMHHSPLEYLYGKFTDYITERRENPRDDVLTGLATALFPDGSTPPVLDVVCVAANLFAAGQETTVRLLSTAVMMIAEDAELQATLRADRSLIPGFVEEALRFESPIRGDFRLSKVPVTVGGVDLPAGTTVMLNNAAANRDPRRFSDPDTFDLKRPNARQHIAFGRGPHSCPGAPLARAEAMVSLNRLFDRTADIWIDEDQHGPAGARRYRYLPTFILRGLTKLHIGFTPESH from the coding sequence GTGACCGACCAGCGCGTGGGTTTCGACGTCGACGCCGTTGACTTCTTCACCGACAACACGCTGCTCCACGACCCGTACGACTACCTCGCGGCGCTGCGCGAGGAATGCCCGGTACGCCGGGAGCCGCACCACGACGTCGTGATGATCACCGGCTACGACGAGGCCGTGGCGGTCTACAACGACAACGAGCGGTTCTCGTCGTGCACCGCGGTTACCGGACCGTTCCCGGGTTTCCCGGTGCCGCTGGAGGGCGATGACATCTCGGACCTGATCGCCGAGCATCGCGACAAGCTGCCCTTCAACGATCAGCTGCCCACCCTGGATCCGCCGCTGCACACCGATCACCGGGCGCTGTTGTCGCGGATGATCACTCCGAAGCGCCTCAAGGAGAACGAGGAGTTCATGTGGCGGCTGGCGGATCGCCAGTACGACGAGGCGTTGACCGATGGAACCTGCGAGTTGGTCGGCGATTTCGGCAACCCGTTCGCCATGCTGGTGATCGCCGACCTGCTGGGCGTGCCCGAGTCCGACCACGAGGACTTCCGGGCCCGGTTGTTGACCTCGACGGGCACGATCGGCAGCAGCGGTGGCGACGCGATGCATCATTCGCCGCTGGAGTACCTGTACGGCAAGTTCACCGACTACATCACCGAACGCCGGGAGAACCCGCGCGACGACGTGCTGACCGGCCTGGCGACGGCGCTGTTCCCCGACGGCAGCACCCCGCCGGTCCTCGACGTCGTCTGCGTGGCGGCCAACCTGTTCGCGGCCGGGCAGGAGACCACGGTGCGGTTGCTGAGCACCGCGGTGATGATGATCGCCGAGGACGCCGAGCTGCAAGCGACGCTGCGCGCCGACCGCAGCCTGATCCCCGGCTTCGTCGAGGAGGCCCTGCGGTTCGAGAGCCCGATCCGGGGTGACTTCCGGTTGAGCAAGGTGCCCGTCACCGTCGGCGGGGTCGACCTGCCGGCCGGAACCACGGTGATGCTGAACAACGCCGCGGCCAACCGCGATCCGCGCCGGTTCTCCGACCCCGACACGTTCGATCTGAAACGCCCGAATGCGCGGCAACACATCGCCTTCGGGCGAGGACCGCACAGTTGCCCGGGTGCTCCGCTGGCACGCGCGGAGGCCATGGTCAGCCTCAACCGGTTGTTCGACCGGACCGCCGACATCTGGATCGACGAGGACCAGCACGGCCCGGCCGGCGCGCGCCGCTACCGGTATCTGCCCACGTTCATCCTGCGCGGCCTCACCAAGCTGCACATCGGGTTCACCCCAGAAAGCCACTGA
- a CDS encoding enoyl-CoA hydratase/isomerase family protein, with protein sequence MTESAAGQQGPRPPEGDWLGTKFLRFDREGPFGICTLDRPEARNAMTPAMYFGIKYAVNHVGTDPDLAGLLITGAGDVFAPGGDMGGGGDDNWLTFGNALGMDALPFDTLRQSAKPVVAAVNGLCQGGGLQIALCADMAVVSERATFRVPELYRGIADTYYSQMLARLIGPVRTRDLMFTGRTLSAKEALDWGMVARVVPHDELHDAAREVLAQCCRTAPGARTVVKSSLDNYLGLYDRIGMQASLGTPESIEGFMAFKERRSPDWVHPALRIDGRL encoded by the coding sequence ATGACCGAATCGGCTGCGGGGCAACAGGGTCCGCGGCCGCCGGAAGGCGACTGGCTCGGGACGAAGTTCCTTCGTTTCGACCGGGAGGGCCCGTTCGGGATCTGCACGCTGGATCGGCCCGAGGCTCGCAACGCGATGACCCCGGCGATGTACTTCGGCATCAAGTACGCCGTCAACCACGTGGGGACCGACCCCGACCTGGCCGGGTTGCTGATCACCGGTGCCGGCGACGTGTTCGCGCCCGGCGGTGACATGGGCGGCGGCGGCGACGACAACTGGCTGACGTTCGGCAACGCGCTGGGGATGGATGCGCTGCCGTTCGACACCCTGCGGCAGTCGGCGAAGCCCGTCGTCGCGGCCGTCAACGGGTTGTGCCAGGGCGGCGGCCTGCAGATCGCCCTGTGCGCGGATATGGCCGTCGTCAGCGAACGGGCCACCTTCCGGGTGCCGGAGCTCTACCGGGGCATCGCCGACACCTACTACAGCCAGATGCTCGCGCGGCTCATCGGGCCGGTGCGGACCCGCGACCTGATGTTCACCGGGCGCACCCTGTCGGCGAAGGAGGCGCTGGACTGGGGCATGGTCGCCCGGGTGGTCCCGCACGACGAGTTGCACGACGCGGCGCGCGAGGTGCTCGCGCAGTGCTGCCGCACCGCGCCGGGCGCCCGCACCGTGGTCAAGTCCAGCCTGGACAACTACTTGGGCCTCTACGACCGGATCGGCATGCAGGCCAGCCTGGGTACGCCCGAGTCCATCGAGGGCTTCATGGCGTTCAAGGAGCGGCGCTCACCGGACTGGGTGCACCCGGCGCTGCGGATCGACGGCCGGCTCTGA